The Bradyrhizobium sp. B097 genome contains the following window.
CCGGTGCTGATCGCGGGATCCTCGCGGGTGACGTTCTGGCCGTGGCTCAAGGCCAAGTACGGTTACAGCGACGACCAGATCCGGCCCTACACGTTCAACCTGCAGCCGTTCTTCGCTGACAAGACTATGGCACAGCAGGCCTACCCGTCATCCGAGCCATATCAGGCGCAGGAGCAAAAGGAGAAGGTGAAGTTCTTCCTGCTGGCCGATGGCGGGTATCCACCCTACGGCTCGACAATCGTGACGACTGAGAAAATGGTCGCCGAGAAGCCGGATGTGGTGGCTCGCTTCGTCAAGGCGTCGCTCGAAGGTTGGCGCGACTATTTGCAGAATCCTGCTCCGGCCAACGGCCTGATCAAGGCCGACAATCCCAAGATGACCGACGGTCAGATCGCGTTTGCGATCGAGAAGCTCAAGGAGAGCAAAGCGGTCGACGGCGGCGACGCAGCGAAGCTCGGTATCGGCATCATCACCGCCGAGCGCTACAAGCAAGTCTACGACTTCCTGGTGGCCGGCGAGCTGCTCGATCCCAAGACCGCCTGGCAAAAGTCGTTTGACGACCGTTTCGTCAAGGATCTCAGGATTGGCGTGAAATAGGAGCGTCCATGAACGTTCTGCCGCCGCCCTACACGTTCGACGACGACACCGAACCGATGACGACCTCCGAAGGCCGCCCGCCCGTCGTCGAGGTGCTCTCGGCGGAGAAGCTGTTTCCGAACGGCACGCGGGGCCTTGCGCCGATCGATCTCACGATCGCGGACGGCGAATTCCTGACGCTGATCGGCCCCTCCGGCTGCGGCAAGAGTACGCTGCTCAAGCTGATCGCCAACTTGATCGAGCCAACCGACGGTCGGCTGTTGTGGTGGCGCGGCGACCACCGCCAGGTCGGGCAGCAGGGGAGGCGGCTCGCCTTCGTGTTCCAGGAGCCGACCCTGATGCCCTGGGCGCGTGTCGAGACCAATGTCCGACTGCCTCTGGAGCTTGCCGACATGCCCAGGGCGAAGGCGGCCCCGCTGGTCGAGGATGCGATCGCGCGTGTCGGCTTATCGGCGTTCACACAACACTACCCGCGGCAGCTGTCGGGCGGCATGAGGATGCGGGTATCGATCGCCAGGGCGCTGGTGACGCAGCCCAACCTCCTCCTGATGGACGAGCCGTTCGGCGCGCTCGACGAGTTCACGCGAAACAGACTGGACGACGATCTGGTTCGGCTATGGTGGGAACGCAAGCTCACGACAGTGTTCGTCACCCATTCGATCTATGAGGCTGTGTTTCTCTCGACCCGGATCATCGTCATGGCTGCCGGTCCCGGCCGCATCTTCCGCACCATGACGATCGACGAGCCGCAGCCGCGCGAGGTCGGGTTTCGCGACAGCCCGAAGTTCGCCGCCTATTGCCGGGAGCTCTCGACCTGGCTCGCTGAAGCTTCGCTGCCTCGGTCGGGCGGGAGCGAAGCATGAAGCCGCTCCTGCAATCGGACGCCTTCGTCCGGGTCGCGGCTCCGGTCGCCGTCGGGATCGTGCTGTTCGGCCTGTGGGAGGCCAGTTTCCGCCTGGCCTCCGTTCCCGTGTACCTGTTTCCCAAGCCGAGTGATATCTTCATAAGTCTTGTGCAGCACGGGCCGTCACTGCTGCGAGCCCTGCTGGTGACCCTGCGGGTGACGCTGCAGGCCTTCATCGCGGCGACCGTGCTCGGCACCCTGATCGCATTCATGTTTGTGCAGAGCCGGGCGATCGAGGTCAGCCTGTTTCCCTATGCGGTCCTGCTGCAGGTGACGCCGGTGGTCGCGATTGCGCCGCTGATCATCATCCTCGTGAAGAACACCCAGCTGTCGCTGACGATCTGCGCAACCCTGGTCGCGCTATTCCCGATCATCTCGAACACCACGCTGGGTCTGCGCAGCGTCGATCCAGGCCTTGCCAATTACTTTCGGATGAACCGGGCGAGCCGCTTGAAGACCTTGATCAAGCTTCGCATCCCCGGCG
Protein-coding sequences here:
- a CDS encoding ABC transporter substrate-binding protein; translation: MAMTIASRTIASALVGTAMFAMSFAPALAADKVTFLTSWFAQAEHGGFYQAKATGLYDKAGLDVTIKMGGPQVNGTQLLLAGDADFIMGYDIQVMKGREQNLPLVTVASSFQFDLQGIMTHDDVPDLAALKGRPVLIAGSSRVTFWPWLKAKYGYSDDQIRPYTFNLQPFFADKTMAQQAYPSSEPYQAQEQKEKVKFFLLADGGYPPYGSTIVTTEKMVAEKPDVVARFVKASLEGWRDYLQNPAPANGLIKADNPKMTDGQIAFAIEKLKESKAVDGGDAAKLGIGIITAERYKQVYDFLVAGELLDPKTAWQKSFDDRFVKDLRIGVK
- a CDS encoding ABC transporter ATP-binding protein; the protein is MTTSEGRPPVVEVLSAEKLFPNGTRGLAPIDLTIADGEFLTLIGPSGCGKSTLLKLIANLIEPTDGRLLWWRGDHRQVGQQGRRLAFVFQEPTLMPWARVETNVRLPLELADMPRAKAAPLVEDAIARVGLSAFTQHYPRQLSGGMRMRVSIARALVTQPNLLLMDEPFGALDEFTRNRLDDDLVRLWWERKLTTVFVTHSIYEAVFLSTRIIVMAAGPGRIFRTMTIDEPQPREVGFRDSPKFAAYCRELSTWLAEASLPRSGGSEA
- a CDS encoding ABC transporter permease produces the protein MKPLLQSDAFVRVAAPVAVGIVLFGLWEASFRLASVPVYLFPKPSDIFISLVQHGPSLLRALLVTLRVTLQAFIAATVLGTLIAFMFVQSRAIEVSLFPYAVLLQVTPVVAIAPLIIILVKNTQLSLTICATLVALFPIISNTTLGLRSVDPGLANYFRMNRASRLKTLIKLRIPGALPYFFGGLRISSGLALIGAVVAEFVAGTGGRSSGLAYEILDAGFTLDIPRMFAALFLITLTGVVLFSVMAALSRFALSNWHESEIRAET